CCTATCTTTCGGCCAATCGGGACAATGCCCGCGCTTTCATTCAGGCGACGCGGAAGGGTTATGCCTATTCCGTCGATCATCCCGACGAAGCCTGCGCGCTGCTGATAACAGAGAGCAACGGCGCGCTGATGAACGCCGAATTGGTGAAAGCTTCGCAGAAGGCATTGATCGAAGGACACTTCCTGAAATCCGAGGCCGGTGTGATCGGCACCCTCGATCCGGCCAAGGCCGATGCTATCGGCGGCTTCCTGGTCGAGAACGGCATTCTGGTCGATGCGAATGGCGCCGCACTCAAGGAGAAGCCGGACTTTTCCACCTATTATACCAACGACCTGCTGGCCTGAGCCAGCCCTGGCCTTGCCCGCCGCGGTGTTCCGCGGCAAAGTCTTGAGCTATAAGGCGAGGGACAGGATGCGACAGCAGGAGAGATTGGCCGGAGCGGACTTTCTGCGCGCGACGGCTTGTCTGCTGGTGCTTGCCCACCATCTCGCGCTCCGGCTGGATATGCGCAGAATTCCCGACGAACTGGGAACGGCTGCGCAGATCCTCCGCTTCGGCAATTTCGGCGTTGCCATCTTCTTCGTGCTCAGCGGCTTTCTTCTTGCTCATCCCTTCTGGCGCGAGCTCGACGGCGGCGGCGAGATGCCGAGCCTCCGCCATTACACGATCCGCAGGGCGGCGCGCATCGCGCCGGGCTTCTGGGTGGCCGCCACCGTCAGTTTCGTCCTCAGCCTGACGCTGCTTGCCCTGCCGCTGACGCCGGAGCTTACACTTCGCTACGTCTCCGGGCTGCTGTTCATGAGCCAGTGGCATTGGCGCACGTTTTTTCCGGTCGAAGCCGACGGACCCCTCTGGTCCATTCCCTTCGAGGTCACCAGCTATGTGCTCCTGCCGGTCTGCTTTTTCCTGCTGTTTCGCTTGCCCCGCCTCAGGCAGCGCCCGCTGCTTGCCCGCTTCGCCTGGCTGTGCGTCATCGCAGGCGTCCTCCTCGCCCATCTGCTGATCCTCACCGTCTTTCCGCTCGACGACATCGGACGCGGCTGGCAGTACGGCCTCCAGGGCGGGGCAAAGGAGTGGATGCCGAGATATAATCCGATCGGCTTCTTTGCCATCTTCGCCCTCGGCGCGCTGGCCGCCGGCATCGAGATCATGCTGAGAAGGCGGTCCTCCTTCTGGTTCGATGCCGCAGCGCTGCTCACCCTCGCCGTTGCCGGCTACCGCCTCGTCATATCGCCGGGCGGCACCCCTGAAGCTTACGGCTGGCTCGATATCCCCTATGGCTTCCCGGTCTTTCCGCTGGCAATCGCAACGGCGCTCGTTTCGCTCTGCCATTCGCAGCGCCTGGGCAGGCTGCTCGACAATGCGCCCGTCCGCTATATCGCAAAGATCTCCTTCGGCATCTATGTCTGGCAGGAGATCATCCTGATATCGATCCAGAGGCTCGATCCTGGTTCGTTCGGCGTCTCCTCGGAAATTGTCGTCACCGGCTGGCTGCAGTCCTGCGGACTGGCGGCAGCGCTCGTCCTTCTCGTCGCCAGCCTCAGCTACCACCTGCTGGAGAAACCGGCGATCGACCTCGGCAACCGGCTGACATCCCGCCAACCCAATCGGGCTACTCCTTTCAAAGTATAATCTTTGAATCGGCGCAACTACAGGCGTTAAGGTTAACGCGAAATACTCCCATTTTTGGCTTCTTTAGGGTTACGAATTTCTTTTTTATACCCATGACAAACGTTACGTGACCATGTATCTGTCTCCCGGTAGTTCAGTATCGCATCTAAACTTGTGGACCTTGCGTAATGAATGCTTTTACTTCGAAGACGAATTCACGCTTCGATCCGTCTCAGCGTCAGGACAAAACCAAGACCCTGGTTATCGCGAACTCCAACATTCGCCAGCCGGATAGCTTTTCACCTGTCGAAAGAAAGATGGCTGTGCGTCTGGGCGTGAAGCGGCTGTTCGATATCGTCGCCTCACTCAGCGCCCTCATCGTCCTGGCGCCGTTTTTTCTGGCGATCGCTCTCTTCATCAAACTCGATGATGGCGGCCCGGTCTTCTTTCGGCAGATCCGCTGGGGACTGAACGGCCGGAAGATCATGGTCTTCAAGTTCCGCTCGATGCGCGCCGAAGATTGTGATCCGAGCGGCGTTCAGCAGACCGTCAAAGGTGACAGCCGAATGACCGGTATCGGCGCACTGCTCCGACGGACCAACATCGACGAGCTGCCGCAGCTTTTCAATGTCCTCATGGGCGAGATGTCTTTGGTCGGTCCGCGCTGCCATGCAATCAATATGCGTGCGGCCGGCAGGCTCTACGAGGAACTGGTGCCGGACTACCACCAACGCCACATCATGCGTCCCGGCATCACCGGCCTGGCGCAGACACGCGGCTGGCGGGGCCCGACGGCGCGACCGTTGCAAGCCCGCGCCCGCATCGCCTGCGATATCTACTATGTCAGGAATTTCAGCCTGTTGCTCGACTTGAAGATTCTGCTGAAGACGCTCGTCATCGAGCTGCGTGGCGGCACCGGCTTCTGAGACAATCCGGCACGTCGGCAAAGCGGCCATAGCGGCCGCTTCTTCGTTTGAATCTGCCGGCGGACATTGCCCGCCGGATCCCGGGAGATGAGCAGATACAAAAAAGGCGGCTGTTGGGCCGCCTTTCATTCATTGAAAATCGATTGCGATCAATCCTGCTGGACGACGCCGCGCAGATGCGTCAGTTCCATGATGAAGTGTTCGAGCTTCGACTTGTGCTCGTGCAGCTCGGTATCCTCGAGTTCCTTGCGGGCAGCCTCGATGCGGCGGGTCAGCTCGTCCTTGTGGAGTTCCTCGACCGGTACCGCGGATTCGGCAAGCAATGTGCAGCCGGTCGGCAGGATATCGGCAAAACCGCCGAACACGACATAGTCCTGCTTCTTGCCGGAGGCCGAACGCACGCTCACGACACCCGGCTTGATCGTCGTCATCGTCGGCGCATGGTGCGCCATGACGGTCATTTCGCCTTCCGTCGCGGGAATGACGACCTCGGTCACCATCTCCGACAGCAGCAGACGCTCCGGCGAAACGAGCTCAAAGTTGAAATTGTCAGCCATCAGTGACTTACCTTCTCGGCTATGGCTTTCGCATCTTGCAATTGGGTCCCGCAGAACGGGCAGTGCATTATCGCTTGGTCGAGATAACCGAGGCCTTCCTCGCTCTGGACCAGACCGACCACCATCATCGCACGCCGTTATCGGCACGATAGATGGTGGGCGCGGCTGGTTCCGGAAGATCCGCCACGACCCCTTTCAAGGAATCGCAGCAGAATATCTCGTCTAGCGCGTCGCTCATCAAGCCGCTGCGAGCTTCTTGGCCTTTTCGATCGCTTCTTCCATCGAGCCGACCATGTAGAAGGCAGCTTCCGGCAGGTGATCGTATTCGCCGTTGACCAGGCCCTTGAAGCCCTTGATCGTGTCTTCGAGAGCAACCAGCTTGCCCGGCGAGCCGGTGAAGACTTCGGCAACGAAGAACGGCTGCGACAGGAAGCGCTCGATCTTGCGGGCGCGGGCAACGGCAATCTTGTCTTCTTCGGACAGTTCGTCCATGCCCAGGATGGCGATGATGTCCTGCAGGGCCTTGTAGCGCTGCAGCGTCGACTGGACCTTACGGGCGACTTCGTAATGCTCTTCGCCGACGACCATCGGGTCGAGCATGCGCGAGGTCGAGTCGAGCGGGTCGACGGCCGGGTAGATGCCCTTTTCAGCGATCGAGCGCGACAGAACCGTCGTCGCGTCAAGATGCGCGAACGAGGTTGCCGGCGCCGGGTCGGTCAAGTCGTCGGCCGGAACGTAAATGGCCTGGACCGAGGTGATCGAGCCGGTCGTCGTCGTGGTGATGCGCTCCTGCATCTGGCCCATGTCGGTTGCGAGCGTCGGCTGATAACCGACGGCCGACGGGATGCGGCCGAGCAGAGCCGACACTTCGGAACCTGCCTGGGTGAAGCGGAAGATGTTGTCGACGAAGAACAGAACGTCCTGGCCCTGGTCGCGGAAATGTTCGGCGACCGTCAGGCCGGTCAGAGCGACGCGGGCGCGCGCACCCGGCGGTTCGTTCATCTGGCCGTAAACCAGCGCGGCCTTGGAGCCTTCGCCGCCACCATGCTTGTTGACGTTCGATTCGATCATTTCATGGTAAAGGTCGTTGCCTTCGCGGGTGCGTTCACCGACGCCCGCAAAAACCGAGTAACCACCATGCGCCTTGGCGACGTTGTTGATCAGTTCCATGATCAGAACGGTCTTGCCGACGCCGGCGCCGCCGAACAGGCCGATCTTGCCGCCGCGTGCGTAGGGCGCCAGAAGGTCGACGACCTTGATGCCGGTGACGAGGATCTGCGCTTCCGTCGACTGCTCGACATAGGACGGCGCATCCTGGTGGATGGCGCGCTTGTGCGCGGTGACCAGCGGGCCTGCTTCGTCGACCGGCTCGCCGATGACGTTCATGATGCGGCCGAGCGTCTCGTTGCCGACCGGAACCATGATCGGAGCACCGGTATCGCTGACTTCCTGGCCGCGCACGAGACCTTCGCTCGAGTCCATCGCGATCGTCCGGACTTCGTTCTCGCCAAGGTGCTGCGCAACTTCGAGAACCAGACGGACGCCGTTGTTGGTGGTTTCCAGCGCGTTCAGGATCTTCGGCAGTTCGCCTTCGAAAGCAACGTCGACGACGGCGCCGATAACCTGTGTGACCCTGCCGACAGAGCCGATCTTGGGGGTAGCTGCCTCAGCCATTTTCTGACCCTCTTTTCCTAGCCTCAGAGCGCTTCCGCGCCCGAAATGATTTCAATGAGTTCCTTGGTGATCTGCGCCTGACGCTGGCGGTTGTAGCTCAGCGTCAGTTTGTTGATCATCTCACCGGCATTACGCGTCGCATTGTCCATGGCGCTCATCTTCGCGCCCATTTCGCCGGCGACGTTCTCAAGGAGCGCGCGGAAGATCTGGACGGAGATGTTGCGCGGGATCAGGTCTTCGAGGATCGAAGCCGGATCCGGCTCATATTCGTAGACTGCGCCGGCATGTGCCGCATCTTCGGCCTGCACTGCGCCCGTCGAAGCCGGGATGAGCTGCTGCGCCGTCGGGATCTGGCTGATCACCGACTTGAACTCGGAATAGAACAGCGTGCAGACATCGAATTCGCCTGCCGCGTACATATCGATGATGCGCTTGCCGATCTGGTCCGCATTCTCGAAGCCGATGCGCTTGACGTCGCGCAATTCCTTGCGCTCGATGATCAGCGAAGCATATTCGCGGCGAAGGATGTCGTAACCCTTCTTGCCGACGGTGAAGATCTTCACCGTCTTGCCCTCGGCAACCAGCTTGCGCACATGATCACGCGCAAAGCGGGCGATCTGCGAGTTGAAGCCGCCGCAAAGACCGCGTTCGGCCGTGCAGACCACCAGCAGATGAACCTGGTCCTTGCCGGTCCCGGTCATCAGTGTCGGCGCGCCGTCCGCATCGGTGACGGCCTTGGCGATGTTCGCCAGAACCGCACCCATGCGCTGCGAATAAGGCCGGGCGGCCTCGGCCGCCTCCTGCGCACGCCGAAGCTTCGCCGCGGCGACCATTTTCATCGCCTTGGTGATCTTCTGCGTCGCCTTGACGGAGGCGATCCGGTTTTTCAGATCCTTAAGTGAAGGCATCCGTGATCCGTCCTAACTTAGGGCCTGATTACGAGAAAGACTTTGCGAAGCTATCGAGAGCAGCGGTGAGCTTGCCCTTGGTATCGTCGCTGATTGCCTTTTCCGTGCGGATCGCGTCGAGGATGGCGGAGCCTTCCGAACGCAAATAGGAGAGGAAGCCCTGCTCGAACTTGCCGACCGAAGCGACCGGCAGCTTGTCGAGATAGCCGTTGACGCCGGCGAAGATCACCGCGACCTGCTCTTCCGTCTTCAGCGGCGAGAACTGCGGCTGCTTCAGGAGTTCGGTCAGGCGTGCACCACGGTTCAGCAGGCGCTGCGTCGCAGCGTCGAGGTCCGAACCGAACTGGGCGAAGGCGGCCATTTCGCGATACTGGGCAAGTTCACCCTTGATCGAGCCGGCAACCTGCTTCATCGCCTTGATCTGCGCCGACGAACCGACGCGGGAAACCGACAGACCGACGTTCACGGCCGGGCGGATACCCTGGTAGAACAGGTCGGTTTCAAGGAAGATCTGGCCGTCGGTGATCGAGATCACGTTGGTCGGAATGAAGGCCGACACGTCGTTGCCCTGCGTTTCGATAACCGGCAGAGCGGTCAGCGAACCGGCGCCCTTGTCGTCGTTCATCTTCGCAGCGCGCTCGAGCAGACGCGAGTGCAGGTAGAAAACATCGCCCGGATAGGCTTCGCGGCCCGGCGGGCGGCGCAGCAGCAGCGACATCTGGCGGTAGGACACGGCCTGCTTCGACAGGTCGTCATAACCGATCAGCGCATGCATGCCGTTGTCGCGGAAATATTCGCCCATGGCGCAGCCGGCAAACGGAGCCAGGAACTGCATCGGGGCCGGGTCGGAAGCGGTGGCGGCAACGATGATCGAATACTTCAGTGCGCCGCGCTCTTCGAGCACCTTGACGAACTGGGCAACGGTCGAGCGCTTCTGGCCGACGGCGACGTAGACGCAGTAAAGCTTTTCGCCTTCCGGGCCGTTGTCGTGAATGGCCTTCTGGTTGAGGAAGGCATCGAGAAGAATGGCGGTCTTGCCGGTCTGGCGGTCGCCGATGACCAGCTCGCGCTGGCCGCGGCCGACCGGGATCAGCGCATCGATGGCCTTGAGGCCGGTCGACATCGGCTCATGAACCGACTTGCGTGGAATGATGCCAGGCGCCTTGACGTCGACGCGCGAGCGGCGCGTTGCGTTGATCGGGCCCTTGCCGTCGATCGGGTTGCCGAGCGCGTCGACGACGCGGCCGAGCAGTTCCGGACCGACCGGAACGTCGACGATGGCGCCGGTCCGCTTGACGGTGTCGCCTTCCTTGATGTCGCGGTCGGAGCCGAAGATGACGACGCCGACATTGTCGGATTCGAGATTCAAAGCCATACCGCGGATGCCGCCGGGGAACTCGACCATTTCACCGGCCTGGACATTGTCCAGACCGTAGACGCGGGCGATACCGTCACCGACGGAGAGAACCTGGCCGACTTCCGAGACTTCTGCCTCTTTGCCGAAATTTTTGATCTGGTCTTTGAGAATTGCGGAAATTTCCGCGGCGCGGATATCCATCAGCCAACCTCTTTCAATGCGAGCTTAAGAGTGGAGAGTTTGGTACGAAGAGACGTATCAATCTGGCGGGACCCGACCTTAACGATCAGACCACCAAGAATTGACGGATCAACCGTGACGGCAATCGTCACGTCTTTGCCGGTAACGCTCTTGAGTGCCACCTTCAATTCGGTTTCCTGCGCTTGCGAAAGCGCATGCGCCGAGGTGACCTCGGCGGAGATTTCACCGCGATGGTTCGCGGCGATGATGCGGAAGGCCTTGATCATGCCCGGCAGGGCGAACAGGCGGCGATTGCGCGCCACGACCTTCAGGAAATTGGCGAAGAAGCCGCTGATTCCGGCCTTCTCGCTGATGGCGACGATTGCCTTCAGCTGGTCCTCGGCAGAGAAAACCGGGCTTGCGACGAAGCGCTTCAGATCGGCGCTCTCATCCAGCATTGCCTGGAAACGGTCAAGATCGGCGGTTACGCTGTCAACGGCGCCCTGCTCGAGCGCCAGATCGAAAAGCGACGAGGCATAGCGCTCGGCAACACCAGATGTAAGCTGGGACGTGTCTGCCACGGGCACAAATTTCCCTGATTTCAACCCAAAATCCGGCTCTCGGCGGACGCCGCACCTATGATCTTGAATTCGTTTTGATTTCCCCCAGAAACCACAAGAGAAGCCTCTTGCTTCTTCCGAAATTCGGGGTCCGTCTAACATAGGATGTTCGGACTCGCAACACGCGTAATGCCCGAATACGCCTTTCACATGAATTTCTGTTCGCAAAATTGCGCAACGGCCTGAAAGCGAGCCGCGCAAGCCGCCGCCGGCGGCGAAATTATGTCTGGAAGAAGCCGAAAACATACAGCAGCGGCAATGCCGCGATAATCGCCTGCACAACCAGAAGTAAATAGTTGAGGTACGTACTCCCCTTATCTGACAGAATGGAGACGATGCGGGCAAACGCGGCCATGGCGAATGCTGCGCCGAAGACGGTATAAATTAACGTCTGAGCCAGCATGACAGCACCGAGGCCAAGACCGAGATAGAAACCGCCCATCGATCGGACCTCGCTGAAACCTTCACGCCGCTCGCCGCGCGGCGCCAGGCCGAAGACCCTCATCGCAAGACCGGGCGCAAACATGATGACGAAGCCGGCAAAGGCTGTGAAGGCGGCTGCGCCGAAGGCAAGCTGCTCACCAAATTCCGTCGGAAATTCAAACTCCATGCCTCGACCCCAAATCCATCCGCTGATTCTGCGTTTATGCCATGATCGGCCGCATCCGGAAACGCAGCGCGCGGAACGATCTACAGAAAGCTCTGCGGATCGATGTCGAGCTGCACCTGCACCGATCCGCGCTCCTTCGGCGATTGCGACAGCATCGCCCGCAAAAAGCCCTGCATGTCGGAGTTGCGCCGGCCGTGTACCAAAAGACGGAAGCGGTGGCGGCCGCGCACCAGCGCCAGCGGCGCTTCCGCCGGGCCGAGCACCGAGATGCCGGATACCTGCGGTGCCGCGTTGCGCATGCCGCGCGCATGGTTTTCGGCGTCATGGCGGGTTTCGGCCGAGACGATGATCGAGGCGAGCCTGCCGAAGGGCGGCAATATGGCGCGTTCGCGTTCGGTGATCTCGCGCTCATAAAAGGCGTCGGAATCGCCTGAGACGATCGCCTGCATGACTGGATGCTGCGGCTGATAGGTCTGCAGCAGCCCATGGCTCTTGAGGCCGGTGCGCCCGGCCCGGCCCGTCACCTGCGACAGAAGCTGGAAGGTGCGTTCAGCGGCGCGCGGATCGCCATTGGCAAGGCCGAGATCGGCGTCGACGATGCCGACCAGCGTCATCAGCGGAAAATTATGGCCCTTGGCGACGAGCTGGGTGCCGATGACGATATCGGCCTCACCCTTGGCGATCGCCTCCAGCTCCAGCCGCAGCCGCTTCACCCCGCCCATGATATCCGAGGAGAGAACGATCGTCCGCGCCTCCGGGAAATGCCGCTCCACCTCCTCGGCAATACGTTCGACGCCCGGGCCGCACGCAACCAGATGGTCGAGCGTGCCGCATTCCGGGCATGCCTCCGGCGTGCGCTCGGCATGGCCGCATTGATGGCATTGCAGCTGTTTACGAAAGCGATGCTCGACCAGCCAGCTCGAACATTGCGGGCATTGGAAGCGATGGCCGCAGACGCGGCAGAGCGTCAGCGGCGCATAACCGCGGCGGTTGAGAAAGAGCAGCGCCTGTTCGCGCTTCTCCACCGTCTTGCCGATCGCCCGGATCAAGACCGGGGACAGAAAACCGCCGCGCTCCGGCGCATGCCGGCGCATATCGATCAGATGCAGGTCCGGCAGCGCCGCGTCGCCGAAACGCGTCGGCAGGTGGACGGTGCTGTAGCGCCCGCTCTGCCCGTTGACCTGGCTTTCGACCGACGGCGTCGCCGACACCAGAATGACGGGAAAATCGCCGATGCGGCCGCGCACCACAGCCATGTCGCGGGCATTGTAGAAGACGCGATCTTCCTGCTTGTAGGCCGGATCATGCTCTTCGTCGACGATGATGAGGCCGAGATCCTCGAAGGGCAGGAAGAGCGCCGAGCGGGCGCCGGCCACGACGCGGACCTCGCCGGTCACTGCCTGCCGCCAGACCTTTTCGCGCATGCGCGGCGCGAGATCGGAATGCCATTCGGCCGGCTTTGCGCCGAAGCGGTCCTGAAAACGCTCCAGGAAACTTGCCGTCAGCGCGATCTCCGGCAGCAGGATCAGCACCTGCTTGCCGCGTTTCAGCGTCTCGGCGATCGCCTCGAAATAGACCTCGGTCTTGCCGGATCCCGTCACCCCGTCGATCAGAGACACGGAAAAATCACCCTTGCGGACATCGGAAACGATCTCCGCGGCCGCTTGCTTTTGCGGCCCTTCGAGACGTGCGGCCGTAAATTCCGGATCGGGCAACGACGCCACCGGCGGCGGCGGCAGGAATATCGTCTCAAAAATGCCGAGCGTGATCAGCCCGTCGACGACGCTTGTCGAAACACCCGCCGCATGGGCCAGGCCGCTGCGTGTCCAGGACAAACCGTCGGAGGCCGTGTCCAGCACCCGGGCGCGCGCCGGCGTCATCCGCTCCGGTTCGCCGCCGACGAATTTCAGCCCCTCCACCATCGGTTCCGGCTCGAAGGCGTTCGGCGCCCTCAGCGCCATCCGAGCGACGAGGCCGGGCGGCGAGAGCGTATAGGCCGCGACCCAATCGATGAAATCGCGCATCTCCCGGGTCATCGGCGGGCAGTCGAAGACATGGCTGATCGGCCGGAGCTTCTTCGGATCCACGCCATCCTCGCCGCCGTCCCAGACGACGCCGATCACCTGCCGCGGGCCGAGCGGCACCTGCACGACCGAGCCGGGTTCGACCGCCATGCCATCCGGCACCGAATAGGAATAGGGTTTGGGCGCCGGCATCGGCACCAGCACGGGAACCGTTCGGTTCGCGGGCGGTGCCTCGAAAAGCGCGCCAAAGAGATCGGACGAATCTGTGCTCATCGGGCGAGACCATGCCCGCAAATCGATGCAATTGGAACCGCAAAGACAAGGCTGGGTATCGGGCAAGGAATGTGGCTTTGGAGATCCCCCGTGCCCTTACGAAAAGCTTGCCGGGCGAGCGATTGGCCGCATAGATTGCCGGAAGGATTGTTCGAAATGCCGGAGCCTTTGCTCTTCGGCCGCTGAATTGGAGAGCACCGATGGCCAGACTGACCGAAGATGCCAAGGGCGTCTATGTGATCGCCGTAACCCCGTTCACCGATGACGGTGCGCTCGATCTCGACAGCATCGACAGCATGGTCGATTTCTACGAAGGCGCCGGCGTCACCGGCCTGACGGTGCTTGGCCAGCTCGGCGAGGCCCCGAAGCTGACCGCCGAGGAATCGCGGATCGTGGTCGAGCGTGTGCTGAAGCGTCTCGACGGGCGCTTGCCCGTCGTCGTCGGCGTGTCGGCACCGGGGCTTGCGCCGATGCGCGAACTTGCCGAAGCCGTCATGGGCGAAGGTGCCGCCGGCGTCATGGTCGCGCCGCCCTGGACCGTCAAGACCGACGACCAGGCTTTCGCCTTTTACCAGTCGGTCGGCGAGGCCCTCGGCGATACGCCCTTCGTGCTGCAGGATTATCCGCTCACCACCAATGTGACGATTGCGCCCAAGGTTATCGAGCGCATCGTCAACGAGGTGCAAAATTGCGTCATGCTCAAGCACGAGGACTGGCCGGGCCTTTCAAAAATCACCGCGCTCCGCGCCGCCAGCGACAAGGGCACCATGCGGCGCATCTCCATCCTTTGCGGCAATGGCGGGCTTTTTCTGCCAGAAGAGATGGGCCGGGGCGCCGATGGCGCGATGACCGGCTTCTGTTATCCTGAGATGATGGTCGGTGTCGTCGCGGCCTATGCAGCCGGAAATCCGGATCGCGCCCACGAGATCTTCGACGCCTATCTGCCGCTCGCCCGCTACGAACAGCAGCAGGGCATCGGCCTTGCCTCCCGCAAATATGTGCTTGCCAAGCGCGGCGTCATCAAATCCGCCACCTTGCGCAAGCCGGGCGCCAAGCTTTCGGCGCTCGATATTGCCGATGTCGAGCGGCTGCTGGCCCGTCAGGCCATCCGCCTCAAAGAGATCGGGGCCTGAAGCTTAAACCGTGAAGAACGAGCCTGAAACATCCCGACCGGAGGGGATGTGGGCAATTTCGAGACAAAGTATATCGCCGTCCGGCGCGTGAGGCCGAAACCCGAGAGCCTCCCAGAATTTGGCTGCACCGGGATTGCCCGGATGAACGGTGACGACACTGCAGAAATCCCGCGCATGATTGAGCAGCGCCAGGGCCAGCAGCCGGCCGATGCCGTGCCCGCGCATTTCGGGGCGGACGTAGAAACGCCGCATCCGCAATGCTTGGGATAGGGCGAGTTCGACGGTCATGCCCCCGACGCCGGCAAGCGCCTCCCCGACATAGGCGCCAAGCAGCCTCTCGCCGCCACGCTCGAACCTGATCTCGCCAGCCGACCATTCGTCGATAAGGCGGGCGATATGGAGATGGCCCTCCCGCCGGGCCTCGCTTTCGAGGTCGGCGATCTCCGGCGGCAATCGATCGCGGATCACGCGGATGTCGACCGACATGGCAGGACCTTTAGACTGCAGGAACGGCAAGCTCGCGAGGCGTTGATGCAGCCGGAAGGCTGACCGGCACGAAGGCCGCGTCGCCATCCGCCGCCATATCGTGCACCGTATGTTTCTCCAGCGCCTTAGTCACATCGTTGAGATCACCGTCCAGATGTTCGGCCGGAATGAGGTTGCCGATCACGAAATCGAAACGGTCGCCGCGCTTGTTCAACAGCTCGTGAAAGACCGTCATGTCGCGGAGCTCGGTCGACCACTTCGCCAGCCAATAGAACAGGCCGGAATTGCGCGCCGTCATGTGGACGGGAAGGATCGGCAGATTGTATTTGCGCGCCAGCCCGACGGCCGAGGTCTTCCACGGGCGTTCGTTCAGCCGGCCGTTGGCCCAATAGGCGATGCGGCCTGAGGGGAAGAGCACCGTCGCCTTGCCTTCCCTGACCGCGTGGTTGGTCAATTGCAGCGTTTCACGCGCCTTGAGCTTGCTCTTGTGCTCCTCCCGCCATTCGACGGGAATGATCATCTCGGCAAACCGCGGATTGACGCGGATCGCATCGCGGTTGGCGAAGAACATCATATCCGGCCGGCGCGTCTTCAGGAGATCGAACACGGCGACACCGTCGGCGATGCCGGTGGGATGGTTGCTGACCAG
This Rhizobium acidisoli DNA region includes the following protein-coding sequences:
- the atpA gene encoding F0F1 ATP synthase subunit alpha: MDIRAAEISAILKDQIKNFGKEAEVSEVGQVLSVGDGIARVYGLDNVQAGEMVEFPGGIRGMALNLESDNVGVVIFGSDRDIKEGDTVKRTGAIVDVPVGPELLGRVVDALGNPIDGKGPINATRRSRVDVKAPGIIPRKSVHEPMSTGLKAIDALIPVGRGQRELVIGDRQTGKTAILLDAFLNQKAIHDNGPEGEKLYCVYVAVGQKRSTVAQFVKVLEERGALKYSIIVAATASDPAPMQFLAPFAGCAMGEYFRDNGMHALIGYDDLSKQAVSYRQMSLLLRRPPGREAYPGDVFYLHSRLLERAAKMNDDKGAGSLTALPVIETQGNDVSAFIPTNVISITDGQIFLETDLFYQGIRPAVNVGLSVSRVGSSAQIKAMKQVAGSIKGELAQYREMAAFAQFGSDLDAATQRLLNRGARLTELLKQPQFSPLKTEEQVAVIFAGVNGYLDKLPVASVGKFEQGFLSYLRSEGSAILDAIRTEKAISDDTKGKLTAALDSFAKSFS
- a CDS encoding acyltransferase family protein; amino-acid sequence: MRQQERLAGADFLRATACLLVLAHHLALRLDMRRIPDELGTAAQILRFGNFGVAIFFVLSGFLLAHPFWRELDGGGEMPSLRHYTIRRAARIAPGFWVAATVSFVLSLTLLALPLTPELTLRYVSGLLFMSQWHWRTFFPVEADGPLWSIPFEVTSYVLLPVCFFLLFRLPRLRQRPLLARFAWLCVIAGVLLAHLLILTVFPLDDIGRGWQYGLQGGAKEWMPRYNPIGFFAIFALGALAAGIEIMLRRRSSFWFDAAALLTLAVAGYRLVISPGGTPEAYGWLDIPYGFPVFPLAIATALVSLCHSQRLGRLLDNAPVRYIAKISFGIYVWQEIILISIQRLDPGSFGVSSEIVVTGWLQSCGLAAALVLLVASLSYHLLEKPAIDLGNRLTSRQPNRATPFKV
- a CDS encoding sugar transferase is translated as MNAFTSKTNSRFDPSQRQDKTKTLVIANSNIRQPDSFSPVERKMAVRLGVKRLFDIVASLSALIVLAPFFLAIALFIKLDDGGPVFFRQIRWGLNGRKIMVFKFRSMRAEDCDPSGVQQTVKGDSRMTGIGALLRRTNIDELPQLFNVLMGEMSLVGPRCHAINMRAAGRLYEELVPDYHQRHIMRPGITGLAQTRGWRGPTARPLQARARIACDIYYVRNFSLLLDLKILLKTLVIELRGGTGF
- a CDS encoding F0F1 ATP synthase subunit gamma; the encoded protein is MPSLKDLKNRIASVKATQKITKAMKMVAAAKLRRAQEAAEAARPYSQRMGAVLANIAKAVTDADGAPTLMTGTGKDQVHLLVVCTAERGLCGGFNSQIARFARDHVRKLVAEGKTVKIFTVGKKGYDILRREYASLIIERKELRDVKRIGFENADQIGKRIIDMYAAGEFDVCTLFYSEFKSVISQIPTAQQLIPASTGAVQAEDAAHAGAVYEYEPDPASILEDLIPRNISVQIFRALLENVAGEMGAKMSAMDNATRNAGEMINKLTLSYNRQRQAQITKELIEIISGAEAL
- a CDS encoding F0F1 ATP synthase subunit delta yields the protein MPVADTSQLTSGVAERYASSLFDLALEQGAVDSVTADLDRFQAMLDESADLKRFVASPVFSAEDQLKAIVAISEKAGISGFFANFLKVVARNRRLFALPGMIKAFRIIAANHRGEISAEVTSAHALSQAQETELKVALKSVTGKDVTIAVTVDPSILGGLIVKVGSRQIDTSLRTKLSTLKLALKEVG
- a CDS encoding F0F1 ATP synthase subunit epsilon, with the translated sequence MADNFNFELVSPERLLLSEMVTEVVIPATEGEMTVMAHHAPTMTTIKPGVVSVRSASGKKQDYVVFGGFADILPTGCTLLAESAVPVEELHKDELTRRIEAARKELEDTELHEHKSKLEHFIMELTHLRGVVQQD
- the atpD gene encoding F0F1 ATP synthase subunit beta yields the protein MAEAATPKIGSVGRVTQVIGAVVDVAFEGELPKILNALETTNNGVRLVLEVAQHLGENEVRTIAMDSSEGLVRGQEVSDTGAPIMVPVGNETLGRIMNVIGEPVDEAGPLVTAHKRAIHQDAPSYVEQSTEAQILVTGIKVVDLLAPYARGGKIGLFGGAGVGKTVLIMELINNVAKAHGGYSVFAGVGERTREGNDLYHEMIESNVNKHGGGEGSKAALVYGQMNEPPGARARVALTGLTVAEHFRDQGQDVLFFVDNIFRFTQAGSEVSALLGRIPSAVGYQPTLATDMGQMQERITTTTTGSITSVQAIYVPADDLTDPAPATSFAHLDATTVLSRSIAEKGIYPAVDPLDSTSRMLDPMVVGEEHYEVARKVQSTLQRYKALQDIIAILGMDELSEEDKIAVARARKIERFLSQPFFVAEVFTGSPGKLVALEDTIKGFKGLVNGEYDHLPEAAFYMVGSMEEAIEKAKKLAAA